From Oryza sativa Japonica Group chromosome 4, ASM3414082v1, one genomic window encodes:
- the LOC4337352 gene encoding OVARIAN TUMOR DOMAIN-containing deubiquitinating enzyme 7 isoform X7, producing MATASLVCRAMGDQLEGNEEEHMKYRAMIVQYIKEHRVDFEPFIEDEEPFEKYCDSMLEDGTWAGHMELQAASILKRKNICIHMLNSPRWYIRNFSDREATSMIHLSYHQGEHYNSVRLREDPCQGPAMPVIIKADANVASTSNNAQTKAKDLKKSSDRSKYDHISVKLVMAGTGCSNIAAVEQVLKDMDGDIDAAIEYMLAEQLILGSDDADGDPYLDYACDEYVQTIEDELSMKQDESQLDEHKKEEKDCSSKGETAQKHNSSHSKKGKSKTKECSCGSARKHKPSCNLATTVASREPPKTTAPSREPPKYGFIMVLLKIWRHIFDLISVIFFPFGLLPFFYTPMTKGGQGKGQKGKKQKKKEQDETPAIRDHDSKVAPDLGALCI from the exons ATGGCAACTGCTTCTTTAG TCTGCAGGGCAATGGGCGACCAGCTCGAAGGCAACGAGGAAGAGCACATGAAGTACCGTGCAATGATTGTGCAATACATTAAG GAGCACCGTGTGGATTTTGAGCCATTCATTGAGGACGAGGAACCGTTTGAGAAATATTGTGACTCTATGCTTGAGGATGGGACTTGGGCTGGTCATATGGAGTTGCAAGCAGCTTCTATTCTCAAGAGAAAAAACATATGCATCCACATG CTTAACTCACCACGATGGTACATAAGAAACTTTTCTGATCGTGAAGCTACCAGTATGATTCATTT ATCGTATCATCAGGGTGAGCACTACAATAGTGTCAGACTGAGGGAAGATCCATGTCAAGGTCCTGCAATGCCAGTTATTATCAAG GCAGATGCCAATGTAGCTAGCACAAGCAATAATGCTCAAACAAAAGCAAAGGACCTGAAGAAATCTTCAGACAGATCAAAGTATGATCATATATCGGTTAAATTGGTGATGGCTGGAACTGGATGTTCTAATATCGCTGCAGTTGAACAG GTTTTGAAAGACATGGATGGTGACATTGATGCTGCTATAGAGTACATGTTAGCTGAGCAACTAATACTGGGTTCTGATGATGCGGATGGAGATCCTTATCTGGACTATGCATGTGATG AGTATGTACAGACCATAGAGGATGAGCTTAGCATGAAGCAGGATGAGAGTCAACTGGATGAAcacaagaaagaagaaaaggacTGTTCTAGCAAAGGCGAAACAGCTCAGAAACACAACAGTTCACATTCTAAAAAG GGAAAGTCAAAAACCAAGGAATGCTCTTGTGGATCTGCTAGGAAGCACAAGCCTTCTTGTAATTTAGCCACAACTGTAGCATCGAGAGAACCTCCAAAAACAACTGCACCATCGAGAGAACCTCCAAAGTATGGCTTTATAATGGTTTTGCTAAAAATATGGCGCCACATTTTTGACTTGATTTCAGTCATTTTTTTCCCATTCGGATTGCTACCATTCTTTTATACTCCTAT GACCAAAGGTGGCCAAGGGAAAGGCCAGAAGGGGAAGAAGcaaaagaagaaagaacaagATGAAACACCAGCCATCCGGGATCACGATTCTAAAGTTGCACCAGATCTAGGAGCTCTTTGCATATGA
- the LOC4337352 gene encoding OVARIAN TUMOR DOMAIN-containing deubiquitinating enzyme 7 isoform X6 codes for MATASLVCRAMGDQLEGNEEEHMKYRAMIVQYIKEHRVDFEPFIEDEEPFEKYCDSMLEDGTWAGHMELQAASILKRKNICIHMLNSPRWYIRNFSDREATSMIHLSYHQGEHYNSVRLREDPCQGPAMPVIIKADANVASTSNNAQTKAKDLKKSSDRSKYDHISVKLVMAGTGCSNIAAVEQVLKDMDGDIDAAIEYMLAEQLILGSDDADGDPYLDYACDAEYVQTIEDELSMKQDESQLDEHKKEEKDCSSKGETAQKHNSSHSKKGKSKTKECSCGSARKHKPSCNLATTVASREPPKTTAPSREPPKYGFIMVLLKIWRHIFDLISVIFFPFGLLPFFYTPMTKGGQGKGQKGKKQKKKEQDETPAIRDHDSKVAPDLGALCI; via the exons ATGGCAACTGCTTCTTTAG TCTGCAGGGCAATGGGCGACCAGCTCGAAGGCAACGAGGAAGAGCACATGAAGTACCGTGCAATGATTGTGCAATACATTAAG GAGCACCGTGTGGATTTTGAGCCATTCATTGAGGACGAGGAACCGTTTGAGAAATATTGTGACTCTATGCTTGAGGATGGGACTTGGGCTGGTCATATGGAGTTGCAAGCAGCTTCTATTCTCAAGAGAAAAAACATATGCATCCACATG CTTAACTCACCACGATGGTACATAAGAAACTTTTCTGATCGTGAAGCTACCAGTATGATTCATTT ATCGTATCATCAGGGTGAGCACTACAATAGTGTCAGACTGAGGGAAGATCCATGTCAAGGTCCTGCAATGCCAGTTATTATCAAG GCAGATGCCAATGTAGCTAGCACAAGCAATAATGCTCAAACAAAAGCAAAGGACCTGAAGAAATCTTCAGACAGATCAAAGTATGATCATATATCGGTTAAATTGGTGATGGCTGGAACTGGATGTTCTAATATCGCTGCAGTTGAACAG GTTTTGAAAGACATGGATGGTGACATTGATGCTGCTATAGAGTACATGTTAGCTGAGCAACTAATACTGGGTTCTGATGATGCGGATGGAGATCCTTATCTGGACTATGCATGTGATG CAGAGTATGTACAGACCATAGAGGATGAGCTTAGCATGAAGCAGGATGAGAGTCAACTGGATGAAcacaagaaagaagaaaaggacTGTTCTAGCAAAGGCGAAACAGCTCAGAAACACAACAGTTCACATTCTAAAAAG GGAAAGTCAAAAACCAAGGAATGCTCTTGTGGATCTGCTAGGAAGCACAAGCCTTCTTGTAATTTAGCCACAACTGTAGCATCGAGAGAACCTCCAAAAACAACTGCACCATCGAGAGAACCTCCAAAGTATGGCTTTATAATGGTTTTGCTAAAAATATGGCGCCACATTTTTGACTTGATTTCAGTCATTTTTTTCCCATTCGGATTGCTACCATTCTTTTATACTCCTAT GACCAAAGGTGGCCAAGGGAAAGGCCAGAAGGGGAAGAAGcaaaagaagaaagaacaagATGAAACACCAGCCATCCGGGATCACGATTCTAAAGTTGCACCAGATCTAGGAGCTCTTTGCATATGA
- the LOC4337352 gene encoding OVARIAN TUMOR DOMAIN-containing deubiquitinating enzyme 7 isoform X2 — translation MARNKKKVAVAAPKARKPKRDAEEKKFAKKADMTEFRAQLDSLGLKIIEVSADGNCFFRAMGDQLEGNEEEHMKYRAMIVQYIKEHRVDFEPFIEDEEPFEKYCDSMLEDGTWAGHMELQAASILKRKNICIHMLNSPRWYIRNFSDREATSMIHLSYHQGEHYNSVRLREDPCQGPAMPVIIKADANVASTSNNAQTKAKDLKKSSDRSKYDHISVKLVMAGTGCSNIAAVEQVLKDMDGDIDAAIEYMLAEQLILGSDDADGDPYLDYACDEYVQTIEDELSMKQDESQLDEHKKEEKDCSSKGETAQKHNSSHSKKGKSKTKECSCGSARKHKPSCNLATTVASREPPKTTAPSREPPKYGFIMVLLKIWRHIFDLISVIFFPFGLLPFFYTPMTKGGQGKGQKGKKQKKKEQDETPAIRDHDSKVAPDLGALCI, via the exons ATGGCTCGGAACAAGAAGAAGGTAGCCGTGGCGGCGCCCAAAGCCCGGAAGCCGAAGCGTGATGCA gaggagaagaagttcgCGAAGAAGGCCGACATGACGGAGTTCCGGGCGCAGCTGGACTCGCTGGGGTTGAAGATTATCGAAGTTAGTGCGGATGGCAACTGCTTCTTTAG GGCAATGGGCGACCAGCTCGAAGGCAACGAGGAAGAGCACATGAAGTACCGTGCAATGATTGTGCAATACATTAAG GAGCACCGTGTGGATTTTGAGCCATTCATTGAGGACGAGGAACCGTTTGAGAAATATTGTGACTCTATGCTTGAGGATGGGACTTGGGCTGGTCATATGGAGTTGCAAGCAGCTTCTATTCTCAAGAGAAAAAACATATGCATCCACATG CTTAACTCACCACGATGGTACATAAGAAACTTTTCTGATCGTGAAGCTACCAGTATGATTCATTT ATCGTATCATCAGGGTGAGCACTACAATAGTGTCAGACTGAGGGAAGATCCATGTCAAGGTCCTGCAATGCCAGTTATTATCAAG GCAGATGCCAATGTAGCTAGCACAAGCAATAATGCTCAAACAAAAGCAAAGGACCTGAAGAAATCTTCAGACAGATCAAAGTATGATCATATATCGGTTAAATTGGTGATGGCTGGAACTGGATGTTCTAATATCGCTGCAGTTGAACAG GTTTTGAAAGACATGGATGGTGACATTGATGCTGCTATAGAGTACATGTTAGCTGAGCAACTAATACTGGGTTCTGATGATGCGGATGGAGATCCTTATCTGGACTATGCATGTGATG AGTATGTACAGACCATAGAGGATGAGCTTAGCATGAAGCAGGATGAGAGTCAACTGGATGAAcacaagaaagaagaaaaggacTGTTCTAGCAAAGGCGAAACAGCTCAGAAACACAACAGTTCACATTCTAAAAAG GGAAAGTCAAAAACCAAGGAATGCTCTTGTGGATCTGCTAGGAAGCACAAGCCTTCTTGTAATTTAGCCACAACTGTAGCATCGAGAGAACCTCCAAAAACAACTGCACCATCGAGAGAACCTCCAAAGTATGGCTTTATAATGGTTTTGCTAAAAATATGGCGCCACATTTTTGACTTGATTTCAGTCATTTTTTTCCCATTCGGATTGCTACCATTCTTTTATACTCCTAT GACCAAAGGTGGCCAAGGGAAAGGCCAGAAGGGGAAGAAGcaaaagaagaaagaacaagATGAAACACCAGCCATCCGGGATCACGATTCTAAAGTTGCACCAGATCTAGGAGCTCTTTGCATATGA
- the LOC4337352 gene encoding OVARIAN TUMOR DOMAIN-containing deubiquitinating enzyme 7 isoform X12 — protein MKYRAMIVQYIKEHRVDFEPFIEDEEPFEKYCDSMLEDGTWAGHMELQAASILKRKNICIHMLNSPRWYIRNFSDREATSMIHLSYHQGEHYNSVRLREDPCQGPAMPVIIKADANVASTSNNAQTKAKDLKKSSDRSKYDHISVKLVMAGTGCSNIAAVEQVLKDMDGDIDAAIEYMLAEQLILGSDDADGDPYLDYACDEYVQTIEDELSMKQDESQLDEHKKEEKDCSSKGETAQKHNSSHSKKGKSKTKECSCGSARKHKPSCNLATTVASREPPKTTAPSREPPKTKGGQGKGQKGKKQKKKEQDETPAIRDHDSKVAPDLGALCI, from the exons ATGAAGTACCGTGCAATGATTGTGCAATACATTAAG GAGCACCGTGTGGATTTTGAGCCATTCATTGAGGACGAGGAACCGTTTGAGAAATATTGTGACTCTATGCTTGAGGATGGGACTTGGGCTGGTCATATGGAGTTGCAAGCAGCTTCTATTCTCAAGAGAAAAAACATATGCATCCACATG CTTAACTCACCACGATGGTACATAAGAAACTTTTCTGATCGTGAAGCTACCAGTATGATTCATTT ATCGTATCATCAGGGTGAGCACTACAATAGTGTCAGACTGAGGGAAGATCCATGTCAAGGTCCTGCAATGCCAGTTATTATCAAG GCAGATGCCAATGTAGCTAGCACAAGCAATAATGCTCAAACAAAAGCAAAGGACCTGAAGAAATCTTCAGACAGATCAAAGTATGATCATATATCGGTTAAATTGGTGATGGCTGGAACTGGATGTTCTAATATCGCTGCAGTTGAACAG GTTTTGAAAGACATGGATGGTGACATTGATGCTGCTATAGAGTACATGTTAGCTGAGCAACTAATACTGGGTTCTGATGATGCGGATGGAGATCCTTATCTGGACTATGCATGTGATG AGTATGTACAGACCATAGAGGATGAGCTTAGCATGAAGCAGGATGAGAGTCAACTGGATGAAcacaagaaagaagaaaaggacTGTTCTAGCAAAGGCGAAACAGCTCAGAAACACAACAGTTCACATTCTAAAAAG GGAAAGTCAAAAACCAAGGAATGCTCTTGTGGATCTGCTAGGAAGCACAAGCCTTCTTGTAATTTAGCCACAACTGTAGCATCGAGAGAACCTCCAAAAACAACTGCACCATCGAGAGAACCTCCAAA GACCAAAGGTGGCCAAGGGAAAGGCCAGAAGGGGAAGAAGcaaaagaagaaagaacaagATGAAACACCAGCCATCCGGGATCACGATTCTAAAGTTGCACCAGATCTAGGAGCTCTTTGCATATGA
- the LOC4337352 gene encoding OVARIAN TUMOR DOMAIN-containing deubiquitinating enzyme 7 isoform X11, translating to MKYRAMIVQYIKEHRVDFEPFIEDEEPFEKYCDSMLEDGTWAGHMELQAASILKRKNICIHMLNSPRWYIRNFSDREATSMIHLSYHQGEHYNSVRLREDPCQGPAMPVIIKADANVASTSNNAQTKAKDLKKSSDRSKYDHISVKLVMAGTGCSNIAAVEQVLKDMDGDIDAAIEYMLAEQLILGSDDADGDPYLDYACDAEYVQTIEDELSMKQDESQLDEHKKEEKDCSSKGETAQKHNSSHSKKGKSKTKECSCGSARKHKPSCNLATTVASREPPKTTAPSREPPKTKGGQGKGQKGKKQKKKEQDETPAIRDHDSKVAPDLGALCI from the exons ATGAAGTACCGTGCAATGATTGTGCAATACATTAAG GAGCACCGTGTGGATTTTGAGCCATTCATTGAGGACGAGGAACCGTTTGAGAAATATTGTGACTCTATGCTTGAGGATGGGACTTGGGCTGGTCATATGGAGTTGCAAGCAGCTTCTATTCTCAAGAGAAAAAACATATGCATCCACATG CTTAACTCACCACGATGGTACATAAGAAACTTTTCTGATCGTGAAGCTACCAGTATGATTCATTT ATCGTATCATCAGGGTGAGCACTACAATAGTGTCAGACTGAGGGAAGATCCATGTCAAGGTCCTGCAATGCCAGTTATTATCAAG GCAGATGCCAATGTAGCTAGCACAAGCAATAATGCTCAAACAAAAGCAAAGGACCTGAAGAAATCTTCAGACAGATCAAAGTATGATCATATATCGGTTAAATTGGTGATGGCTGGAACTGGATGTTCTAATATCGCTGCAGTTGAACAG GTTTTGAAAGACATGGATGGTGACATTGATGCTGCTATAGAGTACATGTTAGCTGAGCAACTAATACTGGGTTCTGATGATGCGGATGGAGATCCTTATCTGGACTATGCATGTGATG CAGAGTATGTACAGACCATAGAGGATGAGCTTAGCATGAAGCAGGATGAGAGTCAACTGGATGAAcacaagaaagaagaaaaggacTGTTCTAGCAAAGGCGAAACAGCTCAGAAACACAACAGTTCACATTCTAAAAAG GGAAAGTCAAAAACCAAGGAATGCTCTTGTGGATCTGCTAGGAAGCACAAGCCTTCTTGTAATTTAGCCACAACTGTAGCATCGAGAGAACCTCCAAAAACAACTGCACCATCGAGAGAACCTCCAAA GACCAAAGGTGGCCAAGGGAAAGGCCAGAAGGGGAAGAAGcaaaagaagaaagaacaagATGAAACACCAGCCATCCGGGATCACGATTCTAAAGTTGCACCAGATCTAGGAGCTCTTTGCATATGA
- the LOC4337352 gene encoding OVARIAN TUMOR DOMAIN-containing deubiquitinating enzyme 7 isoform X9, whose amino-acid sequence MKYRAMIVQYIKEHRVDFEPFIEDEEPFEKYCDSMLEDGTWAGHMELQAASILKRKNICIHMLNSPRWYIRNFSDREATSMIHLSYHQGEHYNSVRLREDPCQGPAMPVIIKADANVASTSNNAQTKAKDLKKSSDRSKYDHISVKLVMAGTGCSNIAAVEQVLKDMDGDIDAAIEYMLAEQLILGSDDADGDPYLDYACDAEYVQTIEDELSMKQDESQLDEHKKEEKDCSSKGETAQKHNSSHSKKGKSKTKECSCGSARKHKPSCNLATTVASREPPKTTAPSREPPKYGFIMVLLKIWRHIFDLISVIFFPFGLLPFFYTPMTKGGQGKGQKGKKQKKKEQDETPAIRDHDSKVAPDLGALCI is encoded by the exons ATGAAGTACCGTGCAATGATTGTGCAATACATTAAG GAGCACCGTGTGGATTTTGAGCCATTCATTGAGGACGAGGAACCGTTTGAGAAATATTGTGACTCTATGCTTGAGGATGGGACTTGGGCTGGTCATATGGAGTTGCAAGCAGCTTCTATTCTCAAGAGAAAAAACATATGCATCCACATG CTTAACTCACCACGATGGTACATAAGAAACTTTTCTGATCGTGAAGCTACCAGTATGATTCATTT ATCGTATCATCAGGGTGAGCACTACAATAGTGTCAGACTGAGGGAAGATCCATGTCAAGGTCCTGCAATGCCAGTTATTATCAAG GCAGATGCCAATGTAGCTAGCACAAGCAATAATGCTCAAACAAAAGCAAAGGACCTGAAGAAATCTTCAGACAGATCAAAGTATGATCATATATCGGTTAAATTGGTGATGGCTGGAACTGGATGTTCTAATATCGCTGCAGTTGAACAG GTTTTGAAAGACATGGATGGTGACATTGATGCTGCTATAGAGTACATGTTAGCTGAGCAACTAATACTGGGTTCTGATGATGCGGATGGAGATCCTTATCTGGACTATGCATGTGATG CAGAGTATGTACAGACCATAGAGGATGAGCTTAGCATGAAGCAGGATGAGAGTCAACTGGATGAAcacaagaaagaagaaaaggacTGTTCTAGCAAAGGCGAAACAGCTCAGAAACACAACAGTTCACATTCTAAAAAG GGAAAGTCAAAAACCAAGGAATGCTCTTGTGGATCTGCTAGGAAGCACAAGCCTTCTTGTAATTTAGCCACAACTGTAGCATCGAGAGAACCTCCAAAAACAACTGCACCATCGAGAGAACCTCCAAAGTATGGCTTTATAATGGTTTTGCTAAAAATATGGCGCCACATTTTTGACTTGATTTCAGTCATTTTTTTCCCATTCGGATTGCTACCATTCTTTTATACTCCTAT GACCAAAGGTGGCCAAGGGAAAGGCCAGAAGGGGAAGAAGcaaaagaagaaagaacaagATGAAACACCAGCCATCCGGGATCACGATTCTAAAGTTGCACCAGATCTAGGAGCTCTTTGCATATGA
- the LOC4337352 gene encoding OVARIAN TUMOR DOMAIN-containing deubiquitinating enzyme 7 isoform X5: MARNKKKVAVAAPKARKPKRDAEEKKFAKKADMTEFRAQLDSLGLKIIEVSADGNCFFRAMGDQLEGNEEEHMKYRAMIVQYIKEHRVDFEPFIEDEEPFEKYCDSMLEDGTWAGHMELQAASILKRKNICIHMLNSPRWYIRNFSDREATSMIHLSYHQGEHYNSVRLREDPCQGPAMPVIIKADANVASTSNNAQTKAKDLKKSSDRSKYDHISVKLVMAGTGCSNIAAVEQVLKDMDGDIDAAIEYMLAEQLILGSDDADGDPYLDYACDEYVQTIEDELSMKQDESQLDEHKKEEKDCSSKGETAQKHNSSHSKKGKSKTKECSCGSARKHKPSCNLATTVASREPPKTTAPSREPPKTKGGQGKGQKGKKQKKKEQDETPAIRDHDSKVAPDLGALCI; the protein is encoded by the exons ATGGCTCGGAACAAGAAGAAGGTAGCCGTGGCGGCGCCCAAAGCCCGGAAGCCGAAGCGTGATGCA gaggagaagaagttcgCGAAGAAGGCCGACATGACGGAGTTCCGGGCGCAGCTGGACTCGCTGGGGTTGAAGATTATCGAAGTTAGTGCGGATGGCAACTGCTTCTTTAG GGCAATGGGCGACCAGCTCGAAGGCAACGAGGAAGAGCACATGAAGTACCGTGCAATGATTGTGCAATACATTAAG GAGCACCGTGTGGATTTTGAGCCATTCATTGAGGACGAGGAACCGTTTGAGAAATATTGTGACTCTATGCTTGAGGATGGGACTTGGGCTGGTCATATGGAGTTGCAAGCAGCTTCTATTCTCAAGAGAAAAAACATATGCATCCACATG CTTAACTCACCACGATGGTACATAAGAAACTTTTCTGATCGTGAAGCTACCAGTATGATTCATTT ATCGTATCATCAGGGTGAGCACTACAATAGTGTCAGACTGAGGGAAGATCCATGTCAAGGTCCTGCAATGCCAGTTATTATCAAG GCAGATGCCAATGTAGCTAGCACAAGCAATAATGCTCAAACAAAAGCAAAGGACCTGAAGAAATCTTCAGACAGATCAAAGTATGATCATATATCGGTTAAATTGGTGATGGCTGGAACTGGATGTTCTAATATCGCTGCAGTTGAACAG GTTTTGAAAGACATGGATGGTGACATTGATGCTGCTATAGAGTACATGTTAGCTGAGCAACTAATACTGGGTTCTGATGATGCGGATGGAGATCCTTATCTGGACTATGCATGTGATG AGTATGTACAGACCATAGAGGATGAGCTTAGCATGAAGCAGGATGAGAGTCAACTGGATGAAcacaagaaagaagaaaaggacTGTTCTAGCAAAGGCGAAACAGCTCAGAAACACAACAGTTCACATTCTAAAAAG GGAAAGTCAAAAACCAAGGAATGCTCTTGTGGATCTGCTAGGAAGCACAAGCCTTCTTGTAATTTAGCCACAACTGTAGCATCGAGAGAACCTCCAAAAACAACTGCACCATCGAGAGAACCTCCAAA GACCAAAGGTGGCCAAGGGAAAGGCCAGAAGGGGAAGAAGcaaaagaagaaagaacaagATGAAACACCAGCCATCCGGGATCACGATTCTAAAGTTGCACCAGATCTAGGAGCTCTTTGCATATGA
- the LOC4337352 gene encoding OVARIAN TUMOR DOMAIN-containing deubiquitinating enzyme 7 isoform X4 yields the protein MARNKKKVAVAAPKARKPKRDAEEKKFAKKADMTEFRAQLDSLGLKIIEVSADGNCFFRAMGDQLEGNEEEHMKYRAMIVQYIKEHRVDFEPFIEDEEPFEKYCDSMLEDGTWAGHMELQAASILKRKNICIHMLNSPRWYIRNFSDREATSMIHLSYHQGEHYNSVRLREDPCQGPAMPVIIKADANVASTSNNAQTKAKDLKKSSDRSKYDHISVKLVMAGTGCSNIAAVEQVLKDMDGDIDAAIEYMLAEQLILGSDDADGDPYLDYACDAEYVQTIEDELSMKQDESQLDEHKKEEKDCSSKGETAQKHNSSHSKKGKSKTKECSCGSARKHKPSCNLATTVASREPPKTTAPSREPPKTKGGQGKGQKGKKQKKKEQDETPAIRDHDSKVAPDLGALCI from the exons ATGGCTCGGAACAAGAAGAAGGTAGCCGTGGCGGCGCCCAAAGCCCGGAAGCCGAAGCGTGATGCA gaggagaagaagttcgCGAAGAAGGCCGACATGACGGAGTTCCGGGCGCAGCTGGACTCGCTGGGGTTGAAGATTATCGAAGTTAGTGCGGATGGCAACTGCTTCTTTAG GGCAATGGGCGACCAGCTCGAAGGCAACGAGGAAGAGCACATGAAGTACCGTGCAATGATTGTGCAATACATTAAG GAGCACCGTGTGGATTTTGAGCCATTCATTGAGGACGAGGAACCGTTTGAGAAATATTGTGACTCTATGCTTGAGGATGGGACTTGGGCTGGTCATATGGAGTTGCAAGCAGCTTCTATTCTCAAGAGAAAAAACATATGCATCCACATG CTTAACTCACCACGATGGTACATAAGAAACTTTTCTGATCGTGAAGCTACCAGTATGATTCATTT ATCGTATCATCAGGGTGAGCACTACAATAGTGTCAGACTGAGGGAAGATCCATGTCAAGGTCCTGCAATGCCAGTTATTATCAAG GCAGATGCCAATGTAGCTAGCACAAGCAATAATGCTCAAACAAAAGCAAAGGACCTGAAGAAATCTTCAGACAGATCAAAGTATGATCATATATCGGTTAAATTGGTGATGGCTGGAACTGGATGTTCTAATATCGCTGCAGTTGAACAG GTTTTGAAAGACATGGATGGTGACATTGATGCTGCTATAGAGTACATGTTAGCTGAGCAACTAATACTGGGTTCTGATGATGCGGATGGAGATCCTTATCTGGACTATGCATGTGATG CAGAGTATGTACAGACCATAGAGGATGAGCTTAGCATGAAGCAGGATGAGAGTCAACTGGATGAAcacaagaaagaagaaaaggacTGTTCTAGCAAAGGCGAAACAGCTCAGAAACACAACAGTTCACATTCTAAAAAG GGAAAGTCAAAAACCAAGGAATGCTCTTGTGGATCTGCTAGGAAGCACAAGCCTTCTTGTAATTTAGCCACAACTGTAGCATCGAGAGAACCTCCAAAAACAACTGCACCATCGAGAGAACCTCCAAA GACCAAAGGTGGCCAAGGGAAAGGCCAGAAGGGGAAGAAGcaaaagaagaaagaacaagATGAAACACCAGCCATCCGGGATCACGATTCTAAAGTTGCACCAGATCTAGGAGCTCTTTGCATATGA
- the LOC4337352 gene encoding OVARIAN TUMOR DOMAIN-containing deubiquitinating enzyme 7 isoform X1: MARNKKKVAVAAPKARKPKRDAEEKKFAKKADMTEFRAQLDSLGLKIIEVSADGNCFFRAMGDQLEGNEEEHMKYRAMIVQYIKEHRVDFEPFIEDEEPFEKYCDSMLEDGTWAGHMELQAASILKRKNICIHMLNSPRWYIRNFSDREATSMIHLSYHQGEHYNSVRLREDPCQGPAMPVIIKADANVASTSNNAQTKAKDLKKSSDRSKYDHISVKLVMAGTGCSNIAAVEQVLKDMDGDIDAAIEYMLAEQLILGSDDADGDPYLDYACDAEYVQTIEDELSMKQDESQLDEHKKEEKDCSSKGETAQKHNSSHSKKGKSKTKECSCGSARKHKPSCNLATTVASREPPKTTAPSREPPKYGFIMVLLKIWRHIFDLISVIFFPFGLLPFFYTPMTKGGQGKGQKGKKQKKKEQDETPAIRDHDSKVAPDLGALCI, translated from the exons ATGGCTCGGAACAAGAAGAAGGTAGCCGTGGCGGCGCCCAAAGCCCGGAAGCCGAAGCGTGATGCA gaggagaagaagttcgCGAAGAAGGCCGACATGACGGAGTTCCGGGCGCAGCTGGACTCGCTGGGGTTGAAGATTATCGAAGTTAGTGCGGATGGCAACTGCTTCTTTAG GGCAATGGGCGACCAGCTCGAAGGCAACGAGGAAGAGCACATGAAGTACCGTGCAATGATTGTGCAATACATTAAG GAGCACCGTGTGGATTTTGAGCCATTCATTGAGGACGAGGAACCGTTTGAGAAATATTGTGACTCTATGCTTGAGGATGGGACTTGGGCTGGTCATATGGAGTTGCAAGCAGCTTCTATTCTCAAGAGAAAAAACATATGCATCCACATG CTTAACTCACCACGATGGTACATAAGAAACTTTTCTGATCGTGAAGCTACCAGTATGATTCATTT ATCGTATCATCAGGGTGAGCACTACAATAGTGTCAGACTGAGGGAAGATCCATGTCAAGGTCCTGCAATGCCAGTTATTATCAAG GCAGATGCCAATGTAGCTAGCACAAGCAATAATGCTCAAACAAAAGCAAAGGACCTGAAGAAATCTTCAGACAGATCAAAGTATGATCATATATCGGTTAAATTGGTGATGGCTGGAACTGGATGTTCTAATATCGCTGCAGTTGAACAG GTTTTGAAAGACATGGATGGTGACATTGATGCTGCTATAGAGTACATGTTAGCTGAGCAACTAATACTGGGTTCTGATGATGCGGATGGAGATCCTTATCTGGACTATGCATGTGATG CAGAGTATGTACAGACCATAGAGGATGAGCTTAGCATGAAGCAGGATGAGAGTCAACTGGATGAAcacaagaaagaagaaaaggacTGTTCTAGCAAAGGCGAAACAGCTCAGAAACACAACAGTTCACATTCTAAAAAG GGAAAGTCAAAAACCAAGGAATGCTCTTGTGGATCTGCTAGGAAGCACAAGCCTTCTTGTAATTTAGCCACAACTGTAGCATCGAGAGAACCTCCAAAAACAACTGCACCATCGAGAGAACCTCCAAAGTATGGCTTTATAATGGTTTTGCTAAAAATATGGCGCCACATTTTTGACTTGATTTCAGTCATTTTTTTCCCATTCGGATTGCTACCATTCTTTTATACTCCTAT GACCAAAGGTGGCCAAGGGAAAGGCCAGAAGGGGAAGAAGcaaaagaagaaagaacaagATGAAACACCAGCCATCCGGGATCACGATTCTAAAGTTGCACCAGATCTAGGAGCTCTTTGCATATGA